One Hippoglossus stenolepis isolate QCI-W04-F060 chromosome 6, HSTE1.2, whole genome shotgun sequence genomic window, aaaaaaaacattcaccaTTTAAAAAGTGCAGGGTCGTGTCCCCCGTAAACCCTCATAAATAACTCCCCTGATCTggcaaatgaagccaaattatctcTTATTCCTGAGCTTGGCTCAGCAGCAACACAGCTGTGGTTCCTCTCCTGGATGTGGTAATTAGGTAAAACAAGTGACATTATCACAGCGTCTGTGCTGTTAATAGAAGTGAAAGTGTTGCTTACCTCTCTGAGGTTTAAGTAAGggtttctttcccccccccccactaacttagtgtttttttaaaatttagttAAGGTTTTAGGGGGGGATTCAGGTTAGATTTAGTCAAGCTAGTTCGGTAAGAGCCATCAAGTGGAGCAGCAGTGGCCAAACGGTTGCTTACTGGATTCCCAAAACTATCAGAATAAACTGCTGAAGTGGCGTTGAGCAAGGCACAGAAAATCAGCTACTCACTAGAGTGGCCCAGCCGCCAGTAGGTCAGACAGCGGCTGATTGTTAGTGAGTGTGTAGTGAGCCAGAGAATTCCTAAAATAAGAAAGCATTGTTTTCCGAGAAACTCCCCCggttaaataaaggttaaagaaacaaaaaggcaCAGGCTGCTAAAACCCAAAACCAACACACAGGACGGGGACCTGCTAGATTCACAAGTCTGGTGATAAGGGattcatgttcatttttacaGGAGGTAAACCGGCCTATGATTTCAAGTATGAGTATCAGAACACTGCcccacattttcaaatatacCTTTAACCTGTCAGTTATGTGAAAATTCCTGAGTGGTCATGAATAGGATGTTGTTCTCAAagtctttttttactttttactattttttttattttttatgcttttgattttattgGCCTCAAAATAGCATACACAATCTAAAAGCCCATTATATTAAAGAGacactagaatggcactcagtagagagaATGACTCTgtcaagacccaacagtccccttaaattcaatcaagctgcaccaaatttcacatgcTTATAGATatcagatccatgaattattctctggaaaaATTGTGAACCTGTTGAAAAAGCTCTATCAAACAATGTTTCTATGAATTAAAGTAGCGGTGAGAAGACAACAAACAGCTGCCAGCATCACTTCCCCGTTATCTTGTCACCTATCTAAGAAGAAATCCCCACAGCACTGAAAAGACTGCTCCCACAGGGTAAAACACAGAGCTTCACCCgctctgtctgtggctttcAAAGCCTCAAGACTGGATCTGcaatgtgcgtgtgtgggcGCAGTCCATTAAAGTTAAGAAGCATAAAGCCAGATTAAAAAGAGACCATTTTCTTTTATTCGTCTCCACTCTTCTGTTTTACTATTTCTTTTtgctttgcccccccccccattctgTCTGCAGTCGTTCTGTGACTGTGATAAATCTACAGCAGATCCGCGTTTATATCCGGGCTGCTCTGAGCTCATGGAGTTGTGAAATATGCTCcatatttctttcattgttCTGTGAAGGATGTGGAAAAGCATGACAGGATATTCACTAGTTTACTTTGGTGATGATTTCCAGATGTTGCATTACACGtgtgacattttgaagaaaACAATGGATGAATGAATTGTTATTGCTGTGTGCATAGGTGTCTCATGCATCAAACCCTTTTCATTCATGCTGTCTTCCTTTTCTTTACATCtctacatatacacacacttttatGCATGCAGTCGCAAAAGGGACTGCAGGGTGgggcagcagcagtagcagcagtagcagtATTTCTCTGTGTGACTGTGGATTATTGGAGGCTGTTAGGCTATAAACTGTTGCCCTGATCTGCCCAGGGAagacgacagcagcagcagcagcagctggctgCTCTGGCCCCACCCAGGCCTGCTAGCTTTGGGTTGATCTGGGAATTGTGCCAACAAGCCTCTCGGACTGCAGCACCGTAGTCgtgccacagaaacacacatacacataataCTAACTTAAAATATATCACAGCACCactacacacatacagaccTTACAGTGGCACACAAGCATTAATGCTGGAATGGTCAAAGTTAAAATGGTGCctaaaatgatttgtttagCTTTATCTTTCATTGATTCATTCAATTAGATTGGTGCCATTTTAAAACAATGCAGACAAGGCATAGCGCCACCAATCAGTCAGGATAAAGAGTATCAGGTCaggggagggagaagagaagaggaaggaacaGAGGCAACAGCTCAGCAGACAAATTCAGGTACAACATACCGAAACTAACAGTCTGGGGCCAACGCAATTTTCTTCCTGTGTTGAAACAGATCTTTCACTGTCCTTTTTTTCATAAGCAAATGCTGCTGTAAGGCTTTTTGGATGGTTACAGTTAACTTCATGGCACTGTAGATTTACATCTGATGAAAtcatttatgtaaatattatataaaatcaGCTTTGTCCTCCCTCATCCAGGTCCTGGACTTGATCTCCAGTGATAATCTCAATGTGCCATCTGAGGAGGAAGTGTACCGGTCCGTGTTGAGCTGGGTGAAACATGATATAGATGGACGCAGGCAACATGTGCCATGGGTAAGACTGGTTCCATCTCACCAGACATGATGTCTCAACTCTGAACTTTTTTAGTTTGACAATAATGTACTTAACACCCCCTTTCCCCATCTTAATCTGAATTGACCTCCCACCATTCTCTGTCCCTGTCAGCTGATGAAGTGTGTAAGGCTGCCACTGTTGAAGCGAGACTTTCTAATGAGCAATGTTGACACGGAGCTGCTGGTGCGTCATCATTCTGAGTGCAAGGACCTGCTGATTGAGGCCCTGAAGTACCACCTGATGCCTGAGCAGAGGGGCGTCCTCAGCAACAGCCGAACACGCTTGCGTCGCTGTGAGGGCGCCAGCCCCGTGCTCTTTGCTGTTGGTCAGTGTGGTACCTACCAGGGTACACTTTGGCGACACATCCCATGTCACTCagaaactataaaaatatgAGTATTTATGTAGCTGGGAGATAAAAATGGTGAAATAATTATATCCGATCTTGTCTGGTAGTTTTGCAGTATTGTATCATGTAGTCGTGTATCTTAGACATTATACTATGtgtttcaaaaagaaaagtgaaaaatctGATTCACCACGAGATTTGAATGAAACAAGCACTGAATGCCACTTCCTGCTTTGTGATCATATCTAGATGAGTTTTTCTACTCAGAGATAAtatcatttgtcttttttagttTAGTTGTTTGAGAAAAGAAAGTCAGTTTAATGTAGTTATGTTTTACATGCTGAAGCCTTGCATAATCCCAAATTCCCTAACAACTAAATCATAGCAATTCGAGTACAGTTCCTTATTTTGTTTTGAGCCTAAAACTGTTAATTTGCAATTACAACATAGTTGTTTGTGCAGTTTATGAGAATATTATCATCCATTAATTCTACGCCAGGAGTCTTTGTCGGTCTCAGCCAAAATAACCTGACAACCTAACATCAACGATCCCTCTGAAATGATGCCACACTTTCGCCACAACCGCTAAACTGCttgatgttaaaatgttgttttgttgctgtgtgtcCCAGGCGGTGGCAGCTTGTTTGCCATCCATGGAGACTGTGAGGCTTACGACACCAGGACCGACCGCTGGCACATGGTGGCGTCCATGTCCACTCGGCGGGCACGGGTGGGCGTGGCAGCTATTGGCAACAGACTCTATGCTGTTGGAGGGTGAGTGATGCCAACCATGATGTTGATTTCTACCAACCCACCATCTCAtcactcaaacaaacataagGTTGTGTTATGAACTAAACCTGACTTTTGTAAAGAGGATTGGAAGGTGGTATATTCGGATGTTTTGACTATTAAAAACAATCCTGAGTGATAGATATGCAAAGGTTAAACAGCTGCGTCCTTCGGATAAGctgttgaaatgttttcctcttttaaaaataGCTTTTAAAGTCGACTGTTGTTCTGTTGCCATGCGTTGCATATTTATGAAAAGATGATTCGAGGCAACATTTGCTACGTTAATCATCAAAAAGCCTTTTCTGATTAATTTACATCCAAATCTCCTCAGGTATGATGGCACCTCAGACCTTGCAACTGTGGAGTCTTACGACCCCATCACCAACTCCTGGCAGCCTGAGGTTTCCATGGGAACACGACGGAGCTGTTTGGGTGTAGCTGTACTACACGGCCTGCTGTACGCTGCAGGAGGTTATGATGGGGCTTCCTGTCTCAACAGGTACACACAGACAATGATAGTATGGAGCTGTGATTTAGTGCAGTGTTTtagcttttttgtgtgttttcgaGACCAGATCTTAAAGACAGTTCATTTATATAGTGAAGCTTTGCAGTGTCATTATATTGAattgaaagtgtttttctcttctctcagtGCTGAGCGCTATGACGCTCTGACTAGTACATGGACCTCAATTGCTGCCATGAGCACCCGCAGAAGATATGTCCGAGTCGCAACTCTGGGTAGGAAATTGccagaaaacacattaatgtgAACATACTGTTCAACTTTATGTGTACATTACTGTCTACATTTTAATATCTGAAATCAAGGGGGAGTTGCACCTTCGGTATTATAATCCTAATATTTACATTCTGAGTGTTTACTCCCTTTTCCCCTCCAGATAGCAGCTTGTACGCAGTAGGAGGTTATGACAGCTCCTCACATCTTGCAACAGTGGAGAAATATGACCCGCAGGTAAGTTGTATGCTGTTAAATTTATCATCAGAGTAAGATGTCTGTTGCCAGGTGTGGAATGTGaatgcagaagaaaacacatggcATTATGGAGGAATGTATGAGCATGTGACCAATCCACTGTCTTGATCTGATGAACAGAGCAACACATGGACAGCCATAGCCAACATGCTGAGTCGGCGCAGCAGTGCCGGGGTGGCCGTGCTGGACGGCATGCTGTATGTCGCGGGAGGGAATGACGGCACCAGCTGCCTGAACTCGGTGGAGCGGTTCAACCCCAAGACCAACACCTGGGAGGGAGTGGCCCCCATGAACATACGCAGGTTAGTCTGGAAACAACTCACTTTGATATGAACAGAACTGTCAGGTCCAAGTGCAGTTAGAAAGAAGTATGTCTTCACAGCAGTTTAAAGTACGATAAGGAAAGAATTGGAATGAAGTCTACCCACTTTGAACAATGcaccaaaacattttcaactGCTACAACTCAAGAGTAAAACTGCACAAGAAATCCAAGCATCATTCAGAGATAAATGTTTGGAGGACTGGTTCCATTGTTTTAGAGATGAGAGCCACCAGAGCTGGTGAGAAAGCACCTTGCAGCCTAATCTGTTCCTTTTTGTTATATTACAAAGGCAGAGCTACTAAGTGTAAACACTGCAAAAAATGAGCAGGCCCCATTCCAGTCTGTACCAAAGGCACCTTGTGTTAAAGTTACACAATTACATTACTCATTTCAAGTGTCTGCTTCATTTCTATTAgtggaaatatgttttttgcatttgtttatctGACCTGTACATTTGAGCGCGTCAGCAAAAAGATGTGAGGACAGATGACATATGACAAAGGAGctggggtggatccaggaaatgTGATTGAGTGATACACACCTAAGCCAACTGAGCCATCAGGACAACCGGGTTCTATGATTCCAATTCCAAATCACCAATCTTGCCTTAACACTGCAGTCTTTTCTGAGTTTCTCATAAGAAAACACCTACTGTGATTATTTTGCCCTGTGGAAAATCTTTGTGATTCAAGGGATGGGACCCCCGatcattctttatttttctacaacagtagtttcttttttcctcattgTTAGAAGATGAAACTTGTCTCGCAGGTGATTGTCAAAGCAAGTTTGTCCATTAATGCAGGCTTGCATGCACACTCTGATACAGCATCGACATCAGAGAGGGAGACGAAGCAGTCTGTGATGTTAGGACAAATTCAGATATTCcctgcccccacacacacacacacacacacacacacacacacacacacagcctcttttttttaacactatATTGCCATGAAGAAAACACTTTGCTTATTTATACTGAACCAAACAAACCCAGTATGCTGCCGACCAAGAGTGCGATTTCTGATGCTGTGCTGTCGATCCGTAACTAGAGGTGTGATGTGTAACACAACAGCGTTTACACGTGTCCCGCCACACCAACTCTCCCCTTAACCCAGACGTTCACCCACCTCTGTGTCTATGACCCGCCCTGTGCCTTTTTATACAGAATGGCGAGACGTAATAAAGGTGCAACATTCCTGCCATGAACAGGCTGGGTTAAAGGGGCTAATGTCTGTGATGTTTCCAGGCTTCTGCAGTATCCTGTTGACTGTGCAGCCCCATAAATAACTCATGTGTTAATCACCAGTGTGGCTTTGGGTGCTTTTCTTATCCAGGTGCTGAGAGGCTCCATTTACACAGACCAAACATCACACTGTGTTCACCGCTCACCTGTCGCTCTCAAAACACATTTGGCACCAGctgatgtaaaaatatttacagATTATCTGGGTCAAACAATCTTGATACTGTAAATCTTGATAATCCCTTGGACacggaaaaacaacaaatcattgTTGATgacagataaagaaaatgttcagttttagtGTTTCTCCCAACTTCCAATGATCCTCtgatataattaataattaagttAAATTATAATTGGTACTTCCTTTTGGCCTCAAACTGTATGACAGGATGATATGTCATTGTTCCATGATGATATGACTCATACATCTAATTTTAGAATATTTCTGTCACAATCTCTTTTGCAGTGGAATTGCACATTATGAAAGTAATGCAAAGCAGACACTGCATTCAGTGTCAATCACAAATGTCTACTCGCACTCTGTAAtaaatctatccatccattatctatatcactagtcctttgagggtcacagcaggaggaggagccaaTTCCAGGTGATATTAGGCGAGAGGCGTGGTACACCCTAGGTCGCCAGTGTATAGCAGAaccaacacattcacacaatttagagtctccaatttaCCTAACCTtaatctgcatttctttggacTGTGATGAATGAAGAATTatcaaaatgaaatggaaaacattGAGATTATTTTTCACTTCAGATAG contains:
- the klhl17 gene encoding kelch-like protein 17 isoform X2, with translation MMEGGMQLLNRDGHSISHNSKRHYHDSFVSMNRMRQRGLLCDIVLHVSNKEIKAHKVVLASCSPYFHAMFTNEMSESRQTHVTLHDIDSQALEQLVQYAYTAEIVVGEGNVQTLLPAASLLQLNGVRDACCKFLLSQLDPSNCLGIRGFADTHSCSDLLKSAHKYVLQHFVEVSKTEEFMLLPLKQVLDLISSDNLNVPSEEEVYRSVLSWVKHDIDGRRQHVPWLMKCVRLPLLKRDFLMSNVDTELLVRHHSECKDLLIEALKYHLMPEQRGVLSNSRTRLRRCEGASPVLFAVGGGSLFAIHGDCEAYDTRTDRWHMVASMSTRRARVGVAAIGNRLYAVGGYDGTSDLATVESYDPITNSWQPEVSMGTRRSCLGVAVLHGLLYAAGGYDGASCLNSAERYDALTSTWTSIAAMSTRRRYVRVATLDSSLYAVGGYDSSSHLATVEKYDPQSNTWTAIANMLSRRSSAGVAVLDGMLYVAGGNDGTSCLNSVERFNPKTNTWEGVAPMNIRRSTHDLVSMDGWLYAVGGNDGSSSLNSIEKYNPRSNKWVAASCMFTRRSSVGVAVLELLNFPPPSSPTLSVSSTSL
- the klhl17 gene encoding kelch-like protein 17 isoform X3, whose translation is MSESRQTHVTLHDIDSQALEQLVQYAYTAEIVVGEGNVQTLLPAASLLQLNGVRDACCKFLLSQLDPSNCLGIRGFADTHSCSDLLKSAHKYVLQHFVEVSKTEEFMLLPLKQVLDLISSDNLNVPSEEEVYRSVLSWVKHDIDGRRQHVPWLMKCVRLPLLKRDFLMSNVDTELLVRHHSECKDLLIEALKYHLMPEQRGVLSNSRTRLRRCEGASPVLFAVGGGSLFAIHGDCEAYDTRTDRWHMVASMSTRRARVGVAAIGNRLYAVGGYDGTSDLATVESYDPITNSWQPEVSMGTRRSCLGVAVLHGLLYAAGGYDGASCLNSAERYDALTSTWTSIAAMSTRRRYVRVATLDSSLYAVGGYDSSSHLATVEKYDPQSNTWTAIANMLSRRSSAGVAVLDGMLYVAGGNDGTSCLNSVERFNPKTNTWEGVAPMNIRRSTHDLVSMDGWLYAVGGNDGSSSLNSIEKYNPRSNKWVAASCMFTRRSSVGVAVLELLNFPPPSSPTLSVSSTSL
- the klhl17 gene encoding kelch-like protein 17 isoform X1, with the translated sequence MMEGGMQLLNRDGHSISHNSKRHYHDSFVSMNRMRQRGLLCDIVLHVSNKEIKAHKVVLASCSPYFHAMFTNADEMSESRQTHVTLHDIDSQALEQLVQYAYTAEIVVGEGNVQTLLPAASLLQLNGVRDACCKFLLSQLDPSNCLGIRGFADTHSCSDLLKSAHKYVLQHFVEVSKTEEFMLLPLKQVLDLISSDNLNVPSEEEVYRSVLSWVKHDIDGRRQHVPWLMKCVRLPLLKRDFLMSNVDTELLVRHHSECKDLLIEALKYHLMPEQRGVLSNSRTRLRRCEGASPVLFAVGGGSLFAIHGDCEAYDTRTDRWHMVASMSTRRARVGVAAIGNRLYAVGGYDGTSDLATVESYDPITNSWQPEVSMGTRRSCLGVAVLHGLLYAAGGYDGASCLNSAERYDALTSTWTSIAAMSTRRRYVRVATLDSSLYAVGGYDSSSHLATVEKYDPQSNTWTAIANMLSRRSSAGVAVLDGMLYVAGGNDGTSCLNSVERFNPKTNTWEGVAPMNIRRSTHDLVSMDGWLYAVGGNDGSSSLNSIEKYNPRSNKWVAASCMFTRRSSVGVAVLELLNFPPPSSPTLSVSSTSL